In Hymenobacter sublimis, a single genomic region encodes these proteins:
- a CDS encoding methyltransferase domain-containing protein, whose translation MHPDSQLDAAYWQQRYLAGQTGWDAGSITPPLLDYFRQLGLPDERRILIPGAGRAYEAEYLHRQGWPNVWVADVAPAPLHDFQQRVPTFPAAHLLQQDFFALEPTPAFDLIVEQTFFCALDPSLRLAYARQCAHLLRPGGTLMGLLFDTEFSQPGPPFGGSREEYRAYFAPYFDFAHFETATNSLPPRRGRELFICLKRKRLPGSY comes from the coding sequence ATGCACCCGGATTCGCAACTTGACGCGGCGTATTGGCAGCAGCGCTACTTGGCCGGGCAAACCGGCTGGGATGCGGGCAGCATAACGCCACCGCTGCTGGATTATTTCAGGCAGCTAGGACTACCCGACGAGCGCCGCATCCTGATTCCGGGCGCCGGCCGGGCCTACGAGGCCGAATACCTGCACCGCCAGGGCTGGCCCAACGTGTGGGTGGCCGATGTAGCGCCCGCGCCCCTGCACGACTTCCAGCAGCGCGTCCCGACTTTCCCGGCGGCTCATTTGTTGCAGCAGGATTTCTTCGCCCTGGAGCCTACCCCGGCGTTTGACCTCATTGTGGAGCAGACCTTCTTTTGCGCCCTCGATCCTAGCCTGCGGCTGGCTTACGCCCGGCAGTGCGCGCACCTGCTGCGGCCCGGCGGCACCCTAATGGGCTTACTCTTCGATACAGAGTTCAGCCAGCCGGGCCCGCCCTTCGGTGGCTCCCGCGAAGAATATCGTGCCTACTTTGCGCCCTATTTCGACTTCGCTCATTTCGAGACGGCCACCAACTCCTTGCCCCCACGCCGGGGGCGAGAGTTGTTTATATGTTTAAAAAGGAAGCGGCTGCCGGGTTCTTACTAG
- the cphA gene encoding cyanophycin synthetase produces the protein MKIIDLRTMRGPSYWSVKHHKLIVMKVDLQDLADTWSNSVPALAEQLPKLLPELAQPQTGDLDKSSTKNPPLTEEQLADGEPLGYVILQVALALQRTAGMPVIWGKSYPAHQEGVDFVVFCYQEERAGRVAAEAAVHIVEDLCKGQPVDLKPIIEELHEIREEEFFGPSTYSIVAEAASRNIPYIQLKNSNIIQLGYGVNQKRIWATTTSYTSHAGVEVAGNKNRTKAMLKDAGVPVPYGTTVYSEAGLRDAVEDLGFPIVTKPLDGNHGKGATIRIMNWEDAVEGLQAAQKYSRAVIVEQFIEGHDYRLLVVNGKLIAAAKRTPAAVTGDGVSTIQQLIDKINEDPRRGVGHEKELTSIKADQHTLDILRVQDLTIDSVLPAGKELYLKSTANISTGGTATDVTDLVHPYNVLLAERVAGIIGLDICGIDLLTSDIAIPLNETRGAVIEVNAAPGFRMHIAPTEGLPRNVAAPVVDMLFPTGSTARIPIFAVTGTNGKTTTTHLLSHIVASKGYKVGHTTTSGIYIQGVQLQSGDCTGGQSAEFVLKDPTVNFAVLETARGGMLRSGLGFHTCDVAIVTNVAADHLGMRDIYTVEEMAAVKGVLPRTVHKNGWAVLNADNDLVYAMREKLECKVALFSMNEHSPRIREHAESGGLAAVYEEGYITIYKNSYKLRIDRASEFPITFGGRATFNIENSLAAALACYCYGFDKDDIKQALRTFIPSAAKTPGRMNVYKFPTFEVIVDYAHNTHGIEKFAEFLNATEATRKVGVVSGLGDRRDEDTLSFARVAGRIFDEVVLRQDRDLRGKTAEELHEIMTRGLRLDNPELPITYIENEMDAIDHVLNTAQPGSVVVLFTENIKATLKKLDDYESQI, from the coding sequence ATGAAGATTATTGACCTCCGCACAATGCGCGGCCCCAGCTACTGGTCTGTGAAACATCACAAGCTGATTGTGATGAAAGTAGACCTGCAGGATCTGGCCGATACGTGGTCGAACAGCGTGCCGGCCTTAGCTGAGCAGCTGCCGAAGCTGTTGCCTGAACTAGCCCAACCGCAGACCGGCGATTTAGATAAATCGTCGACGAAAAACCCACCGCTTACCGAGGAGCAGCTAGCCGACGGTGAACCCCTGGGCTACGTAATTCTGCAGGTAGCGCTGGCCCTGCAGCGCACGGCTGGTATGCCGGTAATCTGGGGCAAGTCGTACCCGGCGCATCAGGAGGGCGTAGATTTTGTGGTGTTCTGCTACCAGGAGGAGCGGGCCGGGCGCGTGGCCGCTGAGGCCGCCGTGCACATCGTGGAGGATCTATGCAAAGGCCAGCCAGTGGACCTGAAACCCATCATTGAAGAGCTGCACGAAATCCGGGAAGAGGAGTTTTTTGGTCCGAGTACCTACAGCATTGTGGCCGAAGCGGCTTCGCGCAACATCCCCTACATCCAACTCAAGAATAGCAATATTATCCAACTGGGCTACGGAGTTAACCAGAAGCGCATTTGGGCTACTACTACCAGCTATACTTCCCACGCGGGCGTAGAGGTAGCGGGTAATAAAAACCGCACCAAAGCCATGCTGAAGGACGCGGGCGTACCCGTTCCCTATGGCACCACAGTGTACTCGGAGGCGGGCTTGCGTGACGCCGTGGAGGACTTGGGTTTTCCCATCGTGACCAAGCCCCTGGATGGCAACCACGGCAAAGGCGCTACCATCCGCATCATGAATTGGGAAGATGCCGTGGAAGGGTTACAAGCCGCGCAGAAGTACTCACGGGCCGTTATTGTGGAGCAGTTCATTGAGGGCCACGATTATCGGCTCTTGGTAGTTAATGGTAAACTCATTGCCGCTGCCAAGCGCACTCCGGCGGCCGTAACCGGGGATGGAGTTAGCACCATTCAGCAGCTTATTGATAAGATTAACGAGGACCCACGCCGCGGTGTCGGCCACGAAAAGGAGCTGACCAGCATCAAAGCTGATCAGCACACGCTGGACATTCTGCGCGTGCAGGACCTGACCATAGATTCCGTGCTGCCCGCGGGCAAGGAACTCTACCTGAAAAGCACGGCTAACATCAGCACAGGCGGCACCGCCACGGATGTCACTGACCTGGTACACCCGTACAATGTGTTACTAGCGGAGCGGGTAGCCGGCATTATCGGCTTGGATATCTGTGGTATTGACCTACTGACGTCTGACATTGCCATTCCGCTGAACGAGACGCGCGGGGCCGTTATTGAGGTTAACGCGGCGCCTGGTTTCCGCATGCACATTGCCCCCACCGAGGGCCTGCCCCGGAACGTGGCCGCGCCGGTAGTGGATATGCTATTCCCAACCGGCAGCACGGCTCGTATTCCGATTTTCGCTGTAACCGGTACCAACGGCAAAACCACTACTACTCACTTGCTCTCCCATATTGTAGCGTCCAAAGGCTACAAGGTAGGCCACACTACCACCAGCGGCATTTATATACAAGGTGTGCAATTGCAGAGTGGGGACTGCACCGGAGGGCAAAGCGCGGAGTTTGTGCTGAAAGACCCGACGGTAAACTTTGCGGTGCTGGAAACGGCGCGGGGCGGCATGCTTCGCTCAGGCCTGGGCTTTCATACCTGCGACGTGGCCATCGTAACCAACGTAGCGGCTGACCACCTGGGGATGCGCGACATTTATACGGTGGAGGAAATGGCGGCCGTTAAGGGCGTATTGCCTCGTACGGTGCACAAAAACGGGTGGGCTGTACTCAACGCCGATAACGACTTGGTGTACGCCATGCGGGAGAAGTTGGAGTGCAAAGTGGCGCTTTTTAGTATGAATGAGCACAGCCCCCGCATCCGGGAGCACGCCGAAAGTGGTGGGCTGGCCGCCGTGTACGAGGAGGGCTACATCACCATTTATAAGAACAGCTATAAGCTGCGCATCGACCGCGCCTCGGAGTTCCCCATCACGTTTGGGGGTAGGGCTACATTCAACATTGAAAATTCGCTGGCTGCGGCCCTGGCTTGCTACTGCTACGGCTTCGACAAGGACGATATCAAGCAAGCCCTGCGCACGTTTATACCCTCGGCCGCCAAAACGCCGGGCCGCATGAATGTATACAAGTTTCCGACCTTCGAGGTAATTGTGGATTATGCCCACAATACCCACGGCATCGAGAAATTTGCCGAGTTTCTGAACGCCACGGAGGCGACCCGCAAGGTAGGGGTGGTGTCGGGCCTGGGCGACCGGCGCGACGAGGACACGCTTAGCTTCGCCCGGGTGGCGGGCCGTATTTTCGATGAGGTGGTGCTGCGTCAGGATCGGGACTTGCGCGGTAAAACCGCCGAGGAACTCCACGAAATCATGACCCGCGGCCTACGCCTGGATAACCCGGAGCTACCCATTACCTACATCGAAAACGAAATGGACGCCATTGACCACGTGCTCAACACGGCGCAGCCCGGCTCGGTCGTCGTGCTGTTCACGGAAAATATCAAGGCTACCCTCAAGAAGCTAGACGACTACGAATCACAGATTTAG